One Setaria italica strain Yugu1 chromosome II, Setaria_italica_v2.0, whole genome shotgun sequence DNA segment encodes these proteins:
- the LOC101778184 gene encoding FRIGIDA-like protein 4b has product MASPAAVKAEEGAEEGAVTGDMVSAGFAELERQQQLLATCTRLYQQLSDHFGSLERGLAARSDALRVRCRAFDARTHRALDALHRREASIDGSVSRALDHLASLSADKGAAPAAAAAGADADGLAEGLRTLCARMDSAAFLGFVVARRKEADALRAEMPPALKLCVDPAKFVMDAVAGVFPVDRREVRSPADLAWACVLILEAAVPALADPDPEIGAARPLVPREARERARAMAREWKEAAEKKGGVEGAKPPDAHAFLQHVATFAVAEREDRPLYRRIVVSFSWRRQMPRLALTLGLEEEMADIIEELIAKRQQLDAVNFAYEAGLQEKFPPIPLLKSYLEDSKKTSSIASDNSSTSSGQSGSNVNKKEQSALRAVIKCVEDRKLEAEFPLEDLRKQLEELEKAKTEKKKAASSASSGGSSGPATKRIRASNGGPMPPAKAGRTNNASVSSFPTPTTFARSPSHTSYATTSPSHTSYATASPSHASYATASPYPYDRAVGHGLYCNRSPPAIREPYVYPVEEVATVNVGIAMPYSTPPMSYPTPYGGYANGMAAYNNGMAPAFHQAYYR; this is encoded by the exons atggcctcgccggcggcggtgaaggcggaggagggggcggaggagggggcggtgACGGGGGACATGGTGAGCGCGGGGTTCGCGGAGCTCGAgcgccagcagcagctgctggccACCTGCACGCGCCTCTACCAGCAGCTCTCCGACCACTTCGGCTCGCTGGAGCGCGGGCTCGCGGCGCGCTCCGACGCGCTCCGCGTGCGCTGCCGGGCCTTCGACGCGCGCACCCACCGCGCGCTCGACGCGCTCCACCGCAGGGAGGCCTCCATCGACGGCTCCGTCTCGCGCGCGCTCGACCAcctcgcctccctctccgccgaCAAGGGGGCGgcccccgctgccgctgccgccggcgcggacGCGGACGGGCTCGCGGAGGGCCTGCGGACGCTGTGCGCGCGGATGGACTCCGCGGCGTTCTTGGGCTTCGTGGTGGCCCGCCGCAAGGAGGCGGACGCGCTGCGCGCCGAGATGCCACCGGCCCTGAAGCTCTGCGTGGATCCGGCCAAGTTCGTCAtggacgccgtcgccggcgtgTTCCCCGTCGACCGCCGCGAGGTCCGCAGCCCGGCCGACCTGGCCTGGGCGTGCGTGCTCATCCTCGAGGCCGCCGTGCCGGCGCTGGCCGACCCGGACCCGGAGAtcggcgccgcgcgcccgctcgtgccgcgggaggcgcgggagcgCGCGCGGGCCATGGCGAGGGAGTGGAAGGAGGCCGCGGAGAAGAAGGGCGGGGTGGAGGGCGCCAAGCCGCCCGATGCCCATGCCTTCCTGCAGCACGTGGCCACCTTCGCCGTCGCAGAGAGGGAGGACCGCCCGCTGTACCGCAGGATTGTGGTCAGCTTCTCCTGGCGCAGACAGATGCCGCGCCTCGCGCTCACCCTCGGCCTCGAGGAAGAAATGGCTG ATATCATTGAGGAGCTAATTGCTAAGAGGCAGCAGCTTGATGCTGTGAATTTCGCATATGAGGCTGGTCTTCAGGAGAAGTTCCCTCCAATTCCTCTTCTGAAGTCCTACCTAGAAGACTCCAAGAAAACATCATCTATTGCTTCAGATAATTCGAGCACTAGCAGTGGCCAATCAGGG AGCAATGTGAAcaagaaagagcagtcggcacTGCGAGCTGTTATAAAGTGTGTTGAGGACCGTAAACTGGAAGCTGAGTTTCCACTGGAGGATCTCCGGAAGCAGCTCGAAGAGCTGGAGAAGGCCAAGACCGAGAAGAAAAAGGCAGCATCAAGTGCTTCCagtggcggcagcagcggccctGCAACCAAGCGTATCCGTGCAAGCAATGGAGGCCCAATGCCTCCTGCCAAGGCAGGTCGAACTAACAACGCGTCCGTGTCTTCTTTCCCAACTCCCACCACATTTGCCCGCTCTCCCTCCCACACCTCATACGCCACCACTTCCCCTTCCCACACCTCATATGCCACCGCCTCCCCTTCCCACGCATCATACGCCACCGCCTCCCCTTACCCTTATGACAGGGCGGTTGGTCATGGCCTCTACTGCAACCGGAGCCCACCGGCTATCAGGGAGCCATATGTTTACCCAGTTGAGGAGGTAGCCACTGTCAATGTCGGCATCGCGATGCCATACTCCACCCCACCCATGAGCTACCCCACCCCCTATGGTGGGTATGCCAATGGTATGGCAGCTTACAACAATGGAATGGCTCCTGCCTTCCATCAGGCTTACTACCGGTAG
- the LOC101769830 gene encoding uncharacterized protein LOC101769830: MGSDGNGRGSAAARKPRKRHLVMESSDSEADEFCISPPQNAGGAASVGNAGAGGRGDGDQFGEESVAVSSEKVSAVKSTDGEGSEKNKGVEVERSSPQPVAKKIRVEAAHGSGSGSSGGAAKGGTGGKMRPRGLPSWRFEKAEVRGGRVLDDKGGVDMKASSASKVKEQLSSLDDKRRWVELQKHEKRTPLKTDQGKSADSGQQEVIRLQGKRGVLKILPKNDKLVRDTGDGKILSKKTKVDGETGNVKVLPTNIKADEKTGDGRIPTKRGVLKLLPKNNGMTTETNDRKLLPRNNKVDGETGDGRMVMKNSRVDKESSDGKILTNKTKLDGEFSGHKAMKNSTMDLETGPEKFQPSSSRVAGESNESYKEYEEKSGAIAEFQKQDANGEKKVMGNLVSPIMLRKSDPSVVGISLGQKMKQQNSKQQLKNSSVKHHQASLSQKDENTKSIEHKNLKKRLLEHKGLQGNLSKKAKSKAIDLQGTSGPVLNKLGMKKPRGGPVNKLKQDVRNQIKRLLLDNGWNIELRQRKNKDYEDSVYVSPEGTGYWSITKAYAVYQEQFQNQRDMGCSSKLKNIMPGASDAISTDDLAMLKKNIVRRRTNKEIYGAKKKPGANRSKGSKDILADRSSRKKHQNRDDGVKIKHRRCGLLVRGGTHNMEDNMDGYIPYEWKRTVYSWMIDLGVISEDTEVKYMNNKRTRAMLQGKITRKGIFCGCCSKILTAMKFELHAGSKEKQPYANIFVEGGRVSLLQCLHDAWEKHTRYEKKGFYKIDLGDDEHDDTCAICGDGGNLVCCDHCPSTFHLDCLGIEMPCGDWYCRSCLCRFCGSAQEKTSSPELLSCLQCSRKYHQACSPGTGSDSVCTKPSTSIDCFCSPGCGKVYKRLKKLLGIKNDIEAGFSWSLVRCFANDQAIRPKNKAQSVHCSSKTALAFAVMDECFRPHIDERSGINMIHNVVYNCGSDISRLDFSGFYTFILERGDEVISAASVRIHGTDLAEMPFIGTRGMYRHQGMCRRLLNGIESALCSLNVRKLVISAVPEMENTWTTVFGFKPVEPSKNKKIKSVNLLIINGTGLLEKRLLPTGKVDGQTTAKPGCNTKLF; the protein is encoded by the exons atggGTTCGGACGGAAATGGGCGCGGCTCGGCGGCCGCGAGGAAGCCGCGGAAGAGGCATTTGGTGATGGAGTCCAGCGACTCCGAGGCCGACGAGTTCTGCATCTCGCCGCCGCAGAATGCTGGCGGCGCCGCGTCCGTGGGCAATGCTGGCGCCGGCGGTCGAGGTGATGGTGATCAGTTCGGGGAGGAATCCGTGGCTGTTAGTTCTGAGAAGGTTTCAGCGGTTAAGTCCACTGATGGAGAGGGTTCGGAGAAGAACAAGGGAGTTGAGGTTGAGAGGAGCAGTCCACAGCCTGTTGCCAAGAAGATCAGAGTTGAGGCCGCCCATGGTAGTGGCAGTGGGAGCAGCGGAGGTGCAGCTAAGGGTGGAACTGGTGGGAAAATGCGGCCCCGGGGGCTCCCTTCGTGGCGGTTTGAAAAGGCGGAGGTAAGGGGAGGGCGAGTTCTTGATGATAAAGGTGGGGTGGATATGAAGGCAAGCAGTGCCTCAAAGGTGAAAGAGCAGCTATCGAGTTTGGATGACAAGAGGAGATGGGTGGAGCTGCAGAAGCATGAAAAACGGACACCGTTGAAGACCGACCAGGGCAAATCTGCTGATTCTGGCCAACAGGAGGTTATTAGATTGCAAGGGAAAAGGGGTGTTTTGAAGATATTGCCAAAGAACGATAAGTTGGTCAGGGATACTGGTGATGGCAAGATTCTGTCGAAGAAAACTAAGGTGGATGGGGAGACTGGCAATGTCAAGGTTCTGCCTACTAATATCAAGGCGGATGAGAAGACTGGTGATGGTAGGATTCCAACAAAGAGAGGGGTTTTAAAACTCCTGCCGAAGAACAATGGCATGACGACGGAGACTAATGATAGAAAACTTCTGCCCAGGAACAATAAGGTGGATGGGGAAACTGGGGATGGCAGGATGGTGATGAAGAACTCCAGGGTGGATAAGGAGTCCAGTGATGGCAAGATTCTTACCAATAAAACTAAGTTGGATGGAGAGTTTAGTGGTCACAAGGCGATGAAGAACTCTACCATGGACTTGGAAACTGGTCCTGAGAAGTTTCAGCCCAGTAGCAGTAGGGTGGCTGGAGAAAGCAATGAGAGCTATAAAGAATATGAGGAGAAAAGTGGTGCTATTGCAGAGTTTCAGAAGCAGGATGCAAATGGTGAGAAGAAAGTTATGGGAAATCTAGTCTCTCCCATCATGTTGAGGAAAAGTGATCCAAGCGTAGTGGGAATTTCTTTGGGCCAGAAAATGAAACAGCAAAATTCAAAGCAACAACTGAAGAACTCCTCAGTAAAGCATCATCAGGCTTCTCTGAGTCAGAAAGATGAGAATACTAAATCAATTGAGCACAAGAATCTAAAAAAGAGATTGCTAGAGCATAAAGGGTTGCAGGGAAATTTATCGAAGAAGGCAAAATCAAAAGCCATTGACCTGCAAGGCACATCTGGCCCTGTGCTCAACAAGCTTGGAATGAAGAAGCCAAGGGGAGGACCTGTCAACAAACTCAAACAGGATGTCAGGAACCAGATAAAACGCTTGCTTTTAGATAATGGATGGAATATTGAGCTAAGACAAAGGAAAAACAAAGATTACGAAGACTCTGTCTATGTTTCTCCTGAAGGGACTGGCTACTGGTCAATCACTAAGGCTTATGCAGTTTACCAAGAGCAGTTTCAAAATCAACGCGATATGGGCTGTTCATCTAAGCTTAAGAATATTATGCCAGGTGCTTCAGATGCCATATCAACGGATGATCTAGCAATGCTGAAAAAGAACATAGTTAGGAGAAGGACGAATAAAGAAATTTATGGTGCTAAAAAGAAACCTGGGGCCAACAGAAGCAAAGGCTCAAAAGATATCCTTGCTGATAGAAGTTCTAGAAAGAAGCACCAGAACAGGGATGATGGGGTAAAAATCAAGCATCGGAGATGTGGGCTTCTTGTCCGCGGGGGTACTCATAATATGGAAGATAACATGGATGGCTATATTCCATATGAATGGAAGCGGACAGTATATTCATGGATGATAGATCTGGGGGTTATTTCTGAAGACACAGAGGTCAAATACATGAACAATAAGAGAACAAGGGCAATGTTGCAGGGTAAAATTACCAGGAAGGGTATTTTCTGTGGATGCTGTTCCAAGATTCTAACAGCCATGAAGTTTGAACTTCATGCTGGTTCGAAAGAGAAGCAGCCCTATGCAAACATCTTTGTAGAAGGTGGTAGGGTTTCTTTGTTGCAATGCTTACACGATGCATGGGAGAAGCACACACGATATGAAAAGAAAGGATTCTACAAGATAGATCTTGGtgatgatgaacatgatgacaCTTGTGCTATTTGTGGGGATGGTGGTAATTTGGTGTGCTGCGATCACTGCCCCTCAACTTTTCACTTGGATTGTTTGGGAATTGAG ATGCCCTGTGGAGATTGGTATTGTCGCAGCTGTTTATGTAGGTTCTGTGGTTCTGCCCAAGAAAAGACATCTTCTCCTGAGTTACTTTCTTGCTTGCAATGTTCAAGGAAAT ACCACCAAGCTTGTTCACCCGGAACCGGGAGTGACTCCGTTTGTACCAAACCCAGTACCTCGATTGATTGCTTTTGCAGTCCAGGATGTGGAAAG GTTTATAAACGACTAAAAAAGCTTCTTGGGATAAAGAATGATATCGAGGCTGGATTTTCATGGAGTCTGGTTCGCTGTTTTGCTAATGATCAGGCCATACGCCCCAAAAATAAAGCACAGTCGGTCCATTGCAGCTCAAAGACAGCCCTTGCTTTCGCAGTTATGGATGAGTGCTTTCGGCCACACATTGATGAGAGAAGTGGAATTAATATGATTCATAATGTTGTATATAACTGTGG GTCCGATATCAGTCGTTTAGACTTTAGTGGCTTCTATACATTTATCCTGGAACGGGGTGACGAAGTAATATCCGCGGCATCTGTAAG GATTCACGGAACTGATTTGGCAGAAATGCCATTCATAGGCACAAGAGGCATGTATAGGCACCAAGGGATGTGCCGTCGACTACTCAATGGAATTGAATCG GCCCTTTGCTCTCTCAATGTTCGAAAATTAGTAATATCTGCGGTACCAGAAATGGAAAACACTTGGACAACTGTGTTTGGTTTCAAGCCTGTTGAACCTTccaagaataaaaaaatcaagTCGGTAAATCTCTTGATTATCAATGGCACCGGTCTACTAGAGAAAAGGTTACTGCCAACTGGTAAAGTTGATGGACAGACCACTGCCAAGCCAGGTTGCAATACCAAACTGTTCTAA
- the LOC111256340 gene encoding uncharacterized protein LOC111256340, whose translation MQLKAEADNTQEEKCREINGKLITENTVAEQKCEDKPNSCHSNSREVGTMDPCSCLSNEVGKIENRPSSELFVGAAPIAGKTESNLTSDSPSIHCANQEHEKSGAAPVDTNTPLVIMDEKPDSHELKTVVADGSIQSSMEAKSLEDRTNIVNGTSKDSYIDKDTSEDHRASAVDSGVSVKGSIKQTEIIKDKVGSLLPGLKHPSCKDILEKLTESKSFTSDMVETGGVAMKVGMTVESCNEAGKSAPMLDISNAVCKVVVKPTQTCGEGQLCGEDAICSNRESDLASREPVNA comes from the coding sequence ATGCAGTTGAAGGCTGAAGCAGACAACACTCAAGAAGAGAAATGCAGAGAAATAAATGGGAAATTAATTACTGAAAACACTGTTGCAGAACAGAAGTGTGAAGATAAACCAAATTCCTGTCATTCAAATTCACGTGAGGTTGGGACCATGGATCCATGTTCTTGTTTATCTAATGAGGTTGGGAAAATTGAAAATCGTCCATCTAGTGAACTTTTTGTTGGAGCTGCTCCCATAGCAGGCAAAACTGAATCTAATCTGACATCCGATTCTCCATCTATTCACTGTGCCAATCAAGAGCATGAGAAATCTGGTGCGGCTCCTGTTGACACTAACACACCTCTAGTCATTATGGATGAAAAGCCTGATAGTCACGAGCTGAAGACTGTGGTTGCtgatggttctattcaaagctCAATGGAAGCTAAAAGTTTGGAAGATAGAACTAATATAGTAAATGGAACATCAAAAGATTCCTATATAGATAAAGATACTAGTGAGGATCACAGAGCTTCTGCAGTTGACAGTGGAGTATCTGTGAAGGGATCTATTAAGCAAACAGAGATTATCAAGGACAAAGTTGGTTCACTTTTACCAGGTTTGAAACATCCTAGTTGTAAAGATATCTTGGAGAAGTTGACTGAGTCAAAGTCATTTACAAGTGATATGGTTGAAACGGGTGGCGTGGCTATGAAAGTGGGAATGACAGTTGAGAGTTGCAATGAAGCTGGAAAATCAGCTCCCATGCTTGACATTTCAAATGCTGTTTGTAAGGTTGTGGTTAAGCCTACTCAAACTTGTGGGGAGGGTCAACTTTGTGGAGAGGATGCCATATGCAGTAACAGGGAAAGTGACCTAGCTTCTAGAGAACCTGTCAATGCATGA
- the LOC101778998 gene encoding 40S ribosomal protein S18 has protein sequence MSLIAGEDFQHILRLLNTNVDGKQKIMFALTSIKGVGRRFSNIVCKKADIDMNKRAGELTPDELERLMTVVANPRQFKVPDWFLNRKKDYKDGRFSQVVSNALDMKLRDDLERLKKIRNHRGLRHYWGLRVRGQHTKTTGRRGKTVGVSKKR, from the exons ATG TCGCTGATCGCGGGGGAGGACTTCCAGCACATCCTGCGTCTGCTCAACACCAACGTGGATGGCAAGCAGAAGATCATGTTCGCGCTCACCTCCATCAAGGGTGTTGGCCGCCGCTTCTCCAACATCGTCTGCAAGAAGGCCGACATCGACATGAACAAGCG GGCTGGTGAGCTGACCCCAGATGAACTTGAGCGCCTCATGACTGTGGTTGCCAACCCCCGCCAGTTCAAGGTCCCCGACTGGTTCCTCAACAGGAAGAAGGACTACAAGGATGGTAGGTTCTCCCAGGTCGTTTCCAATGCCCTTGACATGAAGCTCAGGGATGACCTTGAGAGGCTGAAGAAGATCAG GAACCACCGTGGTCTGCGTCACTACTGGGGCCTGCGTGTCCGTGGACAGCACACCAAGACCACCGGAAGGCGTGGAAAGACTGTTGGTGTGTCGAAGAAGAGATAA
- the LOC111256346 gene encoding uncharacterized protein LOC111256346 → MERTSSRHGLLQPAASPCASDSSVSSPRRETLAEAAGAGEEEAVGTMPGRRRGGGGGGGGRLSVKETGNKQKADADLPRAGALRPALGPRRALFPSATTEIEVAPPSPSPPSSRLLAKNAACGLGGLAVSAAGPAGLEGRLGGQKREEEAALGPLAGRLRQLRREGGEGCLESEPRAEEDAGGCIPEAFAARLQMREHTLARLQMMEHTLGTLRETMNSCREGMAASPVQGEEMLAGNEPIDIWAEYLEPGRKNNKIGRTCNWKWTISVIAFVSGLVLLSKFRTLLPIAYLTHIVGTIAVLWILGSIAFCRRLFGASRTMKGFSHHVSRLGYVCFSLLVLYVMYLISQHVCGTSIIVLLGERR, encoded by the exons ATGGAGCGCACGAGCAGCCGGCACGGCCTCCTCcagcccgccgcctccccctgcgCCTCCGACTCCTCCGTCTCATCGCCACGCCGCGAAACCCTCGCagaggcggccggcgccggggaggaggaagccgtCGGGACAatgcctggccgccgccgcggcggcggcggcggcggcggcggccgcctaaGCGTCAAGGAGACGGGTAATAAGCAGAAGGCGGACGCCGACCTCCCCCGCGCCGGCGCTCTCCGTCCTGCGCTCGGCCCCCGCCGTGCTCTCTTCCCCAGCGCCACCACGGAGATCGAGGTGgcgcctccctccccttctcctccgtCTTCCCGCCTCCTTGCCAAGAACGCGGCGTGCGGCCTCGGCGGCCTCGCCGTGAGCGCGGCAGGGCCGGCTGGCCTGGAAGGGAGGCTGGGCGGGCAGAAAAGGGAAGAAGAGGCGGCGCTGGGGCCGTTGGCAGGCCGGCTGCGGCAGCTGCGCCGGGAGGGCGGCGAGGGCTGCCTGGAAAGCGAGccgcgggcggaggaggacgccggcggctgCATCCCGGAGGCCTTCGCGGCGAGGTTACAGATGAGGGAGCACACGCTGGCGAGGTTACAGATGATGGAGCACACGCTGGGGACTCTGCGCGAGACTATGAACAGCTGCAGGGAGGGCATGGCGGCAAGTCCGGTCCAGGGCGAGGAAATGCTAGCGGGGAACGAACCTATCGACATTTGGGCGGAATATTTGGAGCCTGGGCGCAAGAACAACAAG ATTGGCCGTACTTGCAACTGGAAGTGGACTATTTCAGTGATTGCTTTCGTTAGCGGTCTGGTGCTCCTCAGTAAGTTTCGGACTCTGCTCCCAATCGCCTACCTCACTCACATTGTTGGCACAATCGCTGTTTTATGGATACTTGGCAGCATTGCTTTCTGTCGTCGACTCTTTGGGGCATCTAGGACCATGAAGGGTTTCAGCCACCATGTTTCACGGCTCGGATATGTGTGCTTCTCACTCCTCGTCTTGTATGTCATGTACCTCATCTCGCAGCATGTTTGTGGTACTTCTATTATTG TTTTGCTTGGCGAGCGTCGGTAG